One Carassius gibelio isolate Cgi1373 ecotype wild population from Czech Republic chromosome A20, carGib1.2-hapl.c, whole genome shotgun sequence DNA segment encodes these proteins:
- the LOC127939012 gene encoding cytochrome P450 2J3-like, producing MDLLHLYEWIDLKIIFIFSCMFLFLSDYIRNKVPKNFPPGPWSLPIIGDLHHIDHKKIHLQLAKFAEKYGDVLSIRFFGLRIVVLNGYKRVKEVYVQQGENLVDRPMLPMIYDVFGDKGLGSSSGYKWKHQRRFALSTLRNFGLGKKSLEPSIHLECRFLNEVISSENGRPFNPQILLNNAVSNVICVLVFGNRFEYSDNDFQNMLKNINEAMYLEGSISVQLYNMFPWLMRLLPGPHKKMFALWQKVIDFVREKVNTHRVDYDPSNPRDYIDCFLAEMEKLKDDTEAGFDVENLCICTLDLFVAGSETTSTTLYWGLLYMIKYPEIQVRVQEEIDRVVGGSRQPSLSDRDNMPYTNAVIHEIQRIGNIVPLNLPRATVEDTQIGQYSIPKGTAVIGSLTSVLFDESEWETPHSFNPGHFLDAEGKLRKRDAFLPFSLGKRVCPGEQLARMELFLFFSSLLQRFTFSSPAGVEPSMDYRLGTTRCPQPYKLCALSR from the exons TTTATTCCTGAGCGATTATATCAGAAATAAAGTGCCGAAAAACTTTCCTCCTGGACCATGGTCTTTACCTATTATTGGAGACCTtcatcatatcgatcacaagaaAATTCATCTTCAGTTGGCAAAG TTTGCAGAAAAATATGGAGACGTTTTAAGCATCAGATTTTTCGGACTAAGAATCGTTGTGTTGAACGGGTACAAAAGAGTAAAGGAAGTGTATGTACAACAAGGCGAAAACCTCGTAGATCGACCCATGTTACCTATGATTTACGACGTCTTTGGAGACAAAG GTTTAGGTAGCTCCAGTGGATATAAATGGAAACATCAGAGGAGATTTGCACTCTCAACTCTTAGAAACTTTGGATTGGGAAAGAAAAGCCTGGAGCCGTCTATACATCTTGAATGTCGCTTTCTGAATGAGGTCATTTCAAGTGAGAATG GTCGACCCTTTAACCCTCAAATCCTGCTAAACAATGCTGTCTCAAATGTGatctgtgtgcttgtgtttggTAATCGATTTGAGTACAGTGACAATGACTTCCAGAATATGTTGAAGAACATCAATGAGGCTATGTATCTGGAAGGAAGCATCAGCGTTCAA CTGTATAACATGTTTCCATGGCTCATGCGGCTACTGCCTGGAccacacaaaaaaatgtttgctCTGTGGCAAAAGGTGATTGACTTTGTTAGAGAGAAGGTAAATACACACAGAGTGGATTATGATCCATCAAATCCTCGAGACTACATTGACTGCTTCCTTGCCGAGATGGAAAAA CTTAAAGACGACACAGAGGCTGGGTTTGATGTGGAGAACTTGTGCATCTGTACTCTGGATCTGTTTGTAGCGGGATCTGAGACAACCTCCACTACTCTGTACTGGGGTCTTCTCTACATGATAAAATATCCTGAGATACAGG TCAGAGTTCAGGAGGAGATTGATCGTGTTGTGGGAGGATCACGACAGCCATCTTTATCAGACAGAGACAACATGCCCTACACCAATGCAGTCATTCATGAGATACAGAGGATTGGAAATATTGTCCCATTAAATTTGCCCCGAGCTACTGTGGAAGACACTCAGATAGGACAATACTCCATTCCAAAG GGTACAGCTGTGATTGGCAGTTTGACATCAGTGTTGTTTGATGAGTCTGAGTGGGAGACACCTCACTCTTTTAACCCGGGTCACTTCCTGGATGCTGAGGGGAAATTAAGAAAGAGAGATGCCTTTTTACCTTTTTCTCTAG GAAAGAGAGTGTGTCCTGGGGAGCAACTGGCACGAATGGAGTTGttcctctttttttcctctctgctGCAGCGCTTCACTTTCTCTTCACCAGCAGGTGTAGAGCCCAGCATGGATTACAGACTGGGCACCACTCGATGTCCCCAACCATATAAATTATGTGCATTGTCACGTTAA